One genomic region from Terasakiella sp. SH-1 encodes:
- a CDS encoding transporter substrate-binding domain-containing protein, with product MLIQTYTRIKHEILRLVVLALFSFFSFYAAADDGFALTPEEKEYLKLKDRIPICVDPDWMPFEEIDKNNEYVGISADFFEVFQRRLNIKFEVVSTSDWNESLNFVKERKCDILSLARSTPDRKKYLNFTTSYLLVPFVEVTGLNVSFIDGIQKRNNNKVGFSSGSAVMEALKEKHPHLELIEFSNIEKGLDAVRQGEVYGYIDALPAIVYALQKYQIGDLKIAGRIDLKLGGSVAVRNDDDILLSIMQKTIDTISVAERDAILQKWYTIKVEKKPNYGPILLVLSVGILIITVFIYFYYKTRLLNRKLNQMVTDEKHKREETSRFLSMLAHELKTPLAVIRVLLANKKITPEMIEMANASITEIDEVVSTSQMAERFEANALELSISQCSLDKMLEDLIEKQHVQGRAKISKTASAEIQSDPSLLKVILSNLIENAVKYGVPDKPIEIDLRDNSDQNTLILTIANYVDEKNKPDPQKLFDKYHRGNHAHRVTGSGLGLYLVKGFASLLEANIQYQPTQDKAVFYLSIPRNFRDI from the coding sequence ATGTTAATACAGACATACACCCGCATAAAACATGAAATCCTACGCCTTGTCGTACTGGCTCTCTTTTCGTTTTTTTCGTTTTACGCTGCCGCTGATGACGGCTTCGCCCTGACACCTGAAGAAAAAGAATACTTAAAATTGAAAGACAGGATTCCCATCTGTGTTGACCCAGATTGGATGCCTTTTGAAGAAATTGACAAAAACAATGAATATGTAGGTATCTCTGCTGACTTTTTTGAAGTTTTTCAGCGCCGTCTTAATATCAAATTTGAAGTTGTTAGTACCTCTGATTGGAATGAATCCCTCAATTTTGTTAAAGAAAGAAAGTGTGACATTCTTTCACTAGCAAGGAGTACGCCAGATAGAAAAAAGTATTTGAATTTCACCACTTCTTATTTGTTAGTGCCTTTTGTTGAAGTGACAGGGTTAAATGTCAGTTTTATCGATGGCATTCAAAAAAGGAATAATAACAAGGTCGGTTTTTCGAGTGGTTCTGCTGTAATGGAAGCCTTGAAAGAAAAACATCCTCACCTTGAATTAATTGAGTTTAGCAATATTGAAAAGGGACTTGATGCCGTCAGACAAGGGGAAGTATATGGATACATAGATGCTTTACCTGCCATAGTATATGCCTTGCAAAAGTACCAAATAGGCGATCTAAAAATAGCTGGAAGAATAGACCTTAAGCTAGGCGGCTCAGTTGCTGTACGTAATGACGACGACATTTTGTTATCTATAATGCAGAAAACAATAGATACGATTTCTGTAGCGGAAAGGGATGCAATTTTACAAAAGTGGTATACCATAAAGGTTGAAAAGAAACCGAATTATGGGCCTATTTTGTTAGTCCTGAGTGTAGGGATTTTGATCATCACTGTTTTTATATATTTTTATTATAAAACAAGACTCCTTAACCGCAAACTCAATCAAATGGTGACTGATGAGAAACATAAACGCGAAGAAACATCGCGTTTTCTTTCCATGCTCGCCCACGAGCTGAAAACGCCTTTGGCTGTGATACGAGTTCTCTTGGCGAATAAAAAGATTACGCCGGAAATGATTGAAATGGCAAATGCGTCAATCACTGAGATTGATGAAGTCGTTTCAACCAGTCAGATGGCAGAAAGATTTGAGGCAAATGCTCTGGAACTTAGTATTTCACAATGCTCTCTGGATAAAATGTTAGAAGACTTGATTGAAAAACAACATGTGCAAGGTCGTGCAAAAATATCAAAGACGGCTTCGGCTGAGATTCAATCTGATCCCTCCCTTTTAAAAGTCATCCTTTCAAACCTGATTGAAAATGCTGTCAAATATGGCGTGCCTGACAAGCCCATTGAAATTGATTTACGTGATAATAGTGATCAAAACACATTGATTTTAACGATAGCGAATTATGTTGATGAAAAAAATAAGCCTGATCCGCAAAAATTATTTGATAAATATCACCGTGGAAATCACGCCCATCGGGTAACGGGATCTGGTCTTGGCTTGTATCTGGTAAAGGGGTTTGCAAGCTTATTGGAGGCGAACATTCAATACCAGCCGACGCAAGATAAAGCTGTCTTTTATCTTTCCATCCCTCGAAATTTCAGGGACATCTAA
- a CDS encoding response regulator transcription factor, with translation MAIVLIEDHENLRNALSGILESEGFQVIALECAEDIDDTPGTHTAEAYIIDLNLPGEDGISLVKRLRRAEPNANIIVTTARSELNQRVIGYEAGADVYLSKPVDPAELIAVLCSRLGRRHSDQQVLNLNARTQEIATPSGVIPLTLAEVRVLSALTLAENHLLEQWQIMEQFGQESEGMTLSSLQMRLTRLRKKFHNVGISSDVIKAERGVGYRLCMDIQII, from the coding sequence ATGGCTATTGTTTTAATTGAAGACCATGAAAACCTGAGAAATGCTTTATCCGGCATTCTTGAAAGTGAAGGCTTTCAGGTCATTGCACTTGAATGTGCTGAAGATATTGATGATACGCCAGGCACCCATACAGCAGAGGCTTATATCATTGATTTGAATCTTCCCGGTGAAGACGGGATCAGTCTGGTTAAACGATTGAGGCGAGCTGAACCCAATGCCAATATCATTGTCACGACTGCACGTTCAGAGCTTAATCAACGTGTTATAGGGTATGAGGCTGGTGCGGATGTTTACCTCTCTAAACCCGTTGATCCTGCAGAACTGATCGCTGTGTTATGTTCACGTTTGGGGCGACGTCATTCAGATCAACAGGTTTTGAACTTGAATGCAAGGACACAGGAAATCGCCACACCTTCTGGTGTTATTCCTCTCACCTTGGCGGAAGTCCGCGTTTTATCCGCTTTAACCCTTGCAGAAAACCACTTGCTGGAGCAGTGGCAAATAATGGAACAATTCGGACAGGAAAGTGAAGGTATGACGCTCAGTAGTTTGCAAATGCGTCTGACCCGCTTGCGCAAAAAATTCCATAATGTCGGTATTTCCTCAGACGTGATCAAGGCGGAAAGAGGGGTTGGTTATCGCCTTTGTATGGATATCCAGATTATTTAA
- a CDS encoding IS110 family transposase: MAHFNYFVGIDVGKYECLVAFSHSSKILSIPNTAIGLQELIDGLEEIKSNTLIAMEATGGYEVAFWKVLHKAGFHVRQVPPAQVRSFARSKAQIAKTDRIDAKIICRFIQENPNSGRSLPSDNVLRLNRLMAKRHQLIKVRAALKCQSRQQQEEDLEELDKAHIQFLNNQISNLNAMITTLIHENHDLEEKDRILQSIPGVGPVLSASFLAFLPELGTASDKQIACLCGIAPIARDSGKYKGKRFMSGGRKQVRDVLYQAALVASWHNPKIKTFFARLKSAGKPHKVCVIAAARKLATIANAMVLQKSEWQTD; the protein is encoded by the coding sequence ATGGCACATTTCAATTATTTTGTCGGCATTGATGTTGGGAAATATGAATGCCTCGTTGCTTTTAGTCATTCCTCCAAAATTTTATCCATCCCCAACACAGCAATCGGATTGCAAGAGCTTATTGATGGCCTTGAGGAAATCAAATCCAATACGCTCATTGCCATGGAAGCCACGGGAGGCTATGAAGTGGCCTTCTGGAAAGTTCTTCACAAAGCGGGTTTTCATGTTCGTCAAGTCCCTCCCGCTCAAGTAAGATCTTTTGCCCGTTCCAAAGCTCAAATTGCAAAAACAGATCGCATTGATGCCAAAATCATTTGCCGTTTTATACAGGAAAACCCAAATTCAGGCCGTTCCCTTCCATCTGATAATGTATTGAGGCTCAATAGGTTAATGGCAAAACGTCATCAACTCATTAAAGTAAGGGCTGCATTAAAATGCCAATCTCGACAACAGCAGGAAGAAGACCTTGAAGAATTGGACAAGGCTCATATCCAGTTTCTAAATAACCAGATTTCCAATTTAAACGCTATGATCACAACGCTCATTCATGAGAATCATGACCTTGAAGAAAAGGATCGTATTTTGCAATCGATCCCCGGCGTTGGCCCTGTCCTCAGTGCAAGTTTTCTGGCCTTCCTTCCCGAACTTGGAACGGCCTCAGATAAACAAATTGCCTGTTTATGTGGTATCGCTCCTATCGCACGAGATAGCGGGAAATATAAAGGAAAGCGTTTTATGTCTGGCGGGCGAAAACAGGTTCGTGACGTTCTTTATCAAGCTGCATTAGTCGCTTCATGGCATAACCCGAAGATAAAAACCTTCTTTGCACGCCTTAAGTCTGCTGGAAAACCGCATAAAGTTTGCGTTATTGCAGCAGCTCGAAAGCTGGCAACAATTGCAAACGCCATGGTGCTTCAGAAATCAGAGTGGCAAACTGATTAA
- a CDS encoding glycosyltransferase, whose translation MSYNPLLSIAIPTYNRANHLDFYFETHIESFKKHNIAIFISDNPSGDHASEVIAKWQGEYENIFSTKLDTMVDTDTNHEYVIKLPDTEYIWICADSYELPDATITQVLECLENAPEKYDSLHINLVNRIKDLPEKTYTDHNEFLSEIGWSISCNTTNIISRDMADNGPYGVANGSLFVVPGFIYHYLSKPDFKAKWLPSASVFTLKYPGPIKLGLRFTAFDLIFKHWPELINNLPDVYSQQSKETLILKHTHLVGWLHWRRLLGFYGDNYISEEQLEKYKEGIRTLTPKSTQFFIYFFRRVPAPICKFFSVIIEWSRRRNYRIRKKLGLETN comes from the coding sequence ATGTCTTACAATCCACTTCTTTCAATCGCCATACCGACCTATAACCGGGCCAATCATTTAGACTTTTATTTTGAAACTCATATCGAAAGTTTCAAAAAGCATAATATTGCTATTTTTATTTCAGATAATCCGTCAGGCGACCATGCAAGTGAGGTAATTGCAAAATGGCAGGGGGAGTATGAAAATATATTCTCAACCAAACTTGATACTATGGTTGATACGGATACCAATCACGAATATGTAATCAAACTCCCTGATACAGAATATATTTGGATTTGTGCAGATAGCTACGAACTTCCGGATGCGACAATTACTCAAGTTTTAGAGTGTCTGGAGAATGCACCGGAGAAATATGACAGCCTGCATATTAATCTTGTGAACAGAATTAAAGACCTCCCTGAAAAAACCTATACAGACCATAATGAGTTTCTGTCAGAAATAGGTTGGTCTATTAGTTGTAATACAACTAATATCATCAGCCGGGATATGGCTGACAATGGTCCTTACGGGGTTGCAAATGGCTCGCTGTTTGTTGTTCCCGGTTTTATCTATCATTACCTGAGCAAACCAGATTTTAAAGCAAAATGGTTGCCTTCTGCCAGTGTATTTACGCTTAAATATCCTGGTCCGATTAAATTGGGACTTCGCTTTACTGCCTTTGACCTGATTTTTAAGCATTGGCCAGAGCTGATTAACAATTTACCTGATGTTTATTCTCAACAAAGTAAGGAAACATTGATTTTAAAACATACCCATCTGGTTGGCTGGTTGCATTGGCGACGTCTCTTGGGATTTTATGGTGATAATTATATTTCTGAGGAACAGCTAGAGAAATATAAAGAAGGTATTCGTACCTTGACCCCAAAATCGACCCAATTCTTCATTTATTTCTTTCGCAGGGTTCCTGCCCCTATATGTAAATTCTTTTCCGTTATTATTGAATGGAGTAGACGCCGTAATTATAGGATCCGAAAGAAACTTGGCCTGGAGACGAACTAA
- a CDS encoding filamentous hemagglutinin N-terminal domain-containing protein, translated as MNNAYGLVWKAASQMWVPVPENTRVKGGAVVVASAAVMLLCADMAVAAPDVNQLPTGGNVVGGQATIQSSGNTMNINQTTGRAAIDWNTFNVGSNARVNFNQPSASSVTLNRVLDSNPSQIFGQITATGQVFLTNPNGVYFSPKASVDVGALVATTHSMNTDDFMNGATTFSRDGATGSVINEGNLSTTGIAGYIALLASEVRNEGVIIAKAGTVALASGEAITLDLGTDGSLTGITATPSQIETLVENRQAVLAPDGLIILSAHAANSLQGGAIKNSGSLEATSLTSKGGKIVLGGDHITLASNSTIDASGALGGGEIYVGGEWQGSGDMTQATTVTMETEAAIKANATDNGDGGTVVLWSDVSNVTSVTAAHGILEAKGGVSGGDGGRIETSGAKLDVAGISVNASATRGTNGQWLLDPNNITINNGGTTTAGSSSLPGYVAQTDSSVIDRDDILTQLNNGTDVTVQTGSGGTEDGNITVDTSIQVTSTTGNANLTLKAHNNITVNDGNTIATNGGNITLWSDTDGNGGYIYILDNVTLDSRTISDRNASNTSTASGGGTITLGGGTAGTSTPTGFALQSNGADAAVAGITLGTTDGSYPDDTGSDSAVHDTNITFYSGGGDISLNGKATDSSSSRIFGVYAQDGIAFDAGAAGNISVTGEATGKTDTRGVLIGSRTISNVSTHLRTGSGNINISGTASGASGFNHGVSLNGHSTNWGTLEATNGGNITVTGSGSGTSPLDFRIYIYNILANTGTITVNGTQSGADGFVQYSNFGSGTLSGAGNDGLTNNPGVIDVNVGASSSNIIFNEDNLTNNNWTGRVRTSGELTLAPYNTSFTNAITWNDTLLNVNSTGGATLSGLTIGKSGNTANITMTKSETVSGDIALYGGDLTINNPMTATNSTITLDGSGTVSDGASGYLIADKLALLDGAVTFDHASNDVNTIAGSGLDSVAFTDADDVEIGTVDSTNGMSASGTTTIETKTGNLTVSQNVSGSTTVLNAGKDTAAGTSTGGNIIVSGSPTISATTGNAILYTGSVSGSSGLTSLIGSGSGNFRYNSDEVATNFTKAIGATGTYAVYREQPTATIRPSDETIIYGNSPSLAVDLGGVNGDTAAQALSTQPTVTVGSSLDSNGNYAEGTHSMTAAGAADQFGYTLAYGTGTLTVSAQPVVTPPTVTPSTPATNTNTSQTNTGLANTSPQSAMNIEVLATPGAQTTVNAGEGAESAAQTVGTGGITISLEQARDNVETNQAGIVTVTLPKNTAAKGTGFSFALPEKVVKNVNHETATVLRADGGALPAWLKYDPASRKFEATSVPNQGLPLEVIVKSGDTEFLVVISERTK; from the coding sequence ATGAATAATGCTTATGGTTTAGTCTGGAAAGCAGCCTCCCAAATGTGGGTGCCCGTACCGGAAAATACTCGGGTTAAAGGCGGGGCTGTCGTTGTAGCGAGTGCAGCGGTTATGCTGTTGTGTGCCGATATGGCTGTGGCGGCACCTGATGTTAATCAACTTCCCACAGGGGGGAATGTGGTTGGGGGACAGGCGACAATTCAGTCTTCCGGCAACACAATGAACATCAACCAGACGACAGGGCGTGCTGCAATTGATTGGAACACCTTCAATGTCGGTTCTAATGCAAGGGTTAACTTTAACCAGCCATCCGCAAGCAGCGTGACCTTGAACCGCGTGTTAGACAGCAACCCTAGCCAGATTTTCGGTCAGATCACAGCAACAGGTCAGGTCTTTCTGACAAATCCAAACGGTGTTTATTTTTCCCCAAAGGCCAGTGTGGATGTCGGAGCGCTAGTCGCCACAACACACAGCATGAATACAGATGACTTCATGAACGGTGCAACCACTTTTTCAAGGGATGGTGCGACAGGTTCTGTCATTAACGAAGGCAATCTGTCTACCACTGGAATTGCTGGCTACATTGCGCTTTTGGCATCTGAAGTTCGAAATGAAGGCGTCATCATTGCTAAAGCGGGCACGGTTGCACTTGCTTCAGGCGAAGCAATTACACTTGATCTTGGCACAGATGGCAGCCTTACGGGTATCACTGCCACACCAAGCCAGATTGAAACATTGGTGGAAAATAGACAAGCGGTTCTCGCCCCCGATGGCCTTATTATTCTGTCCGCCCATGCAGCCAATAGTCTCCAAGGTGGGGCGATTAAGAACAGTGGTTCGTTGGAAGCAACCAGCCTGACAAGTAAAGGCGGTAAAATTGTTCTGGGTGGTGATCATATCACTTTGGCAAGCAACAGTACTATTGATGCATCCGGTGCCTTAGGTGGCGGCGAAATCTATGTCGGTGGGGAATGGCAAGGCAGTGGTGATATGACACAAGCCACCACAGTTACCATGGAAACAGAAGCGGCTATAAAAGCCAATGCAACAGATAACGGCGATGGCGGTACAGTTGTCTTATGGTCTGATGTAAGTAATGTAACCTCTGTCACCGCGGCACATGGCATACTTGAAGCCAAAGGTGGTGTGAGCGGTGGTGATGGCGGTCGTATCGAAACATCTGGTGCCAAGCTGGATGTGGCAGGTATTTCTGTAAATGCGAGTGCGACACGAGGGACAAACGGTCAATGGCTGCTTGATCCGAACAATATCACCATTAACAATGGCGGCACGACAACGGCTGGATCATCAAGCCTGCCAGGCTATGTCGCTCAGACAGACAGCAGCGTGATTGATCGTGACGATATTTTAACCCAGCTGAATAACGGAACGGATGTGACCGTCCAAACTGGTTCTGGCGGTACTGAAGACGGTAACATTACCGTTGACACCAGCATTCAGGTAACGTCAACGACAGGCAATGCCAACCTGACACTTAAGGCCCACAATAACATTACAGTGAATGACGGAAATACCATTGCAACAAACGGCGGAAACATTACGCTTTGGTCAGATACAGATGGGAATGGCGGTTATATCTATATTCTTGACAATGTCACGTTAGATAGCCGAACCATTAGTGACCGCAATGCCTCCAATACCAGTACCGCATCTGGCGGCGGGACCATCACCCTTGGCGGTGGCACGGCAGGCACGAGTACGCCAACCGGATTTGCCTTGCAATCTAATGGTGCTGACGCAGCCGTTGCAGGTATTACACTTGGGACAACCGACGGCAGCTATCCCGATGATACCGGTAGCGATAGCGCCGTTCATGATACAAATATTACATTCTATTCAGGCGGTGGAGATATCAGCCTGAATGGTAAAGCGACAGATAGCTCAAGCTCACGTATTTTCGGTGTATACGCGCAAGATGGTATTGCATTTGATGCAGGGGCCGCCGGTAACATCTCCGTGACAGGGGAAGCGACTGGTAAAACAGATACCCGGGGAGTTCTGATCGGTTCTCGTACGATTTCAAATGTGAGTACGCATCTTCGTACCGGAAGTGGTAACATTAACATCTCAGGTACAGCCAGTGGGGCAAGCGGTTTTAACCATGGTGTCTCGTTAAACGGTCATAGTACCAACTGGGGAACTTTGGAAGCCACAAATGGCGGTAATATTACTGTGACCGGTTCTGGTAGCGGCACCAGTCCCCTAGATTTCAGGATTTATATTTATAACATTTTGGCCAATACCGGAACGATCACTGTCAATGGAACGCAAAGTGGTGCGGACGGTTTTGTTCAATACAGTAACTTCGGCAGCGGTACATTAAGCGGTGCAGGTAATGACGGTTTGACAAATAACCCTGGGGTAATTGACGTAAACGTTGGGGCTTCCAGTAGTAATATTATCTTTAATGAAGATAATCTAACTAACAACAACTGGACAGGACGTGTCAGAACCAGTGGTGAACTGACTCTGGCACCATACAATACCAGTTTCACCAACGCGATTACATGGAACGACACACTGTTGAACGTCAATTCAACGGGTGGTGCGACGCTTTCTGGCCTAACCATTGGCAAATCAGGTAATACAGCAAATATTACCATGACCAAAAGCGAAACGGTTAGCGGCGATATCGCCCTTTATGGTGGCGACCTCACCATTAATAACCCTATGACCGCTACCAACAGCACAATCACGCTGGATGGTTCCGGTACGGTTTCAGATGGGGCAAGTGGTTATCTGATTGCGGACAAGCTTGCCTTATTAGATGGGGCCGTCACCTTTGATCATGCTTCAAATGACGTGAACACCATTGCCGGCAGTGGTCTTGATTCCGTTGCCTTCACAGACGCAGATGATGTGGAAATCGGTACTGTCGATTCAACAAATGGTATGAGCGCATCAGGCACCACAACGATTGAAACCAAAACTGGCAACTTGACTGTTTCACAAAATGTATCCGGTTCTACGACTGTATTGAATGCTGGTAAGGATACGGCAGCAGGGACGTCAACAGGTGGCAACATTATTGTTTCCGGTAGTCCGACTATTTCGGCAACAACAGGCAATGCTATTCTGTATACCGGAAGTGTTTCCGGAAGCTCCGGTCTAACCAGTCTGATTGGCTCTGGCAGCGGGAACTTCCGCTATAATTCTGACGAAGTCGCAACCAATTTCACCAAGGCGATTGGTGCAACGGGCACTTATGCGGTTTATCGTGAACAACCAACAGCAACCATCCGACCCAGTGATGAGACAATCATTTATGGTAATAGCCCGTCTTTGGCGGTGGACTTAGGGGGCGTAAACGGGGATACAGCGGCACAAGCCCTGAGCACACAGCCAACAGTGACGGTTGGCAGTTCCCTAGACAGCAACGGCAATTACGCTGAGGGGACGCATAGCATGACAGCAGCAGGGGCCGCTGATCAATTTGGTTATACTCTGGCCTATGGTACAGGTACGTTGACGGTTAGCGCGCAGCCCGTTGTCACACCACCGACTGTTACGCCTTCAACACCAGCAACAAATACCAATACTTCACAAACAAACACTGGTTTGGCAAACACGTCTCCTCAAAGCGCCATGAATATCGAAGTCCTCGCAACGCCGGGAGCGCAAACAACAGTAAACGCGGGCGAAGGTGCTGAAAGTGCAGCCCAAACAGTTGGAACAGGCGGCATTACAATTTCGCTGGAACAGGCACGCGATAATGTGGAAACCAATCAGGCTGGTATTGTAACGGTAACGCTGCCAAAGAATACAGCCGCTAAAGGCACAGGCTTTAGCTTTGCCCTGCCTGAAAAAGTCGTAAAAAACGTAAATCATGAAACTGCAACTGTTTTACGCGCAGATGGCGGTGCTTTACCTGCTTGGCTAAAATACGATCCCGCAAGCCGCAAATTCGAAGCCACATCCGTTCCCAACCAAGGCCTCCCTCTTGAAGTGATCGTGAAATCCGGTGATACAGAATTCCTCGTGGTGATTTCAGAAAGAACGAAGTGA
- a CDS encoding ShlB/FhaC/HecB family hemolysin secretion/activation protein has protein sequence MSNCLSNCGVTHKKRRNTALLTSGLCLGFAFSVPVYAQTTPDSGVIQQQLEKRKAPTLPDQSPSLAPLPPEMKSSGGLTFTVSKFRFVGNNELDDNLLTIAVEDYLGKPIDFAGLQAAAAAVGETYREAGWLVKAYLPHQEIADGVVTIEIVEAVFGKVYLDGEPKRYSEERIKSVVEKDQTKGKIFNARALDRRLLLLDDFPGVSVSGNLKPGANQAETDLVLKIADEPLVNGTLGLDNTGSRTTGKERGTMNVFVNSPAGIGDLITSDVILSRGTKYGRLGYSLPIGDDGLRVGANSSYLSYNVITPEFASLDLNGHSKSFGANLEYPIIRSGKRNLYVSGGFERKAYRNSSLSSVNSEYGIDNLYVNVTGNLFDRFGGGGANMASLTLTHGDLDLGVVDSNENSELDGRFTKLRYSLSRQQALVEDLSVFTSLSGQFAGKNLDSAEKFYLGGANGVRAYPANEGGGSEGHMINAELRYRWNKDLVLTGFYDWGRVIVNEDNSITSPAAPNNFNLKGAGVSASWVGPGNANLVATYARRIGSNPNPTSSGYDQDGSKKVHRFWLALKVPF, from the coding sequence ATGTCGAACTGTTTGAGTAATTGTGGCGTAACGCACAAAAAACGCCGTAATACTGCGTTGTTGACCTCAGGCTTGTGTTTAGGTTTCGCCTTCTCGGTTCCTGTTTATGCCCAGACAACACCTGATTCAGGCGTTATTCAGCAGCAACTTGAAAAACGCAAAGCCCCGACATTGCCTGATCAATCCCCATCATTGGCCCCGTTGCCCCCTGAGATGAAATCAAGTGGTGGCCTGACTTTTACGGTTTCCAAGTTCCGCTTTGTTGGTAATAACGAACTTGATGATAACCTGCTCACAATTGCGGTTGAAGACTATCTTGGAAAGCCCATTGATTTTGCAGGGCTTCAAGCTGCTGCTGCAGCGGTTGGCGAAACCTATCGTGAAGCTGGCTGGTTGGTAAAAGCCTATCTACCGCATCAGGAAATTGCGGATGGTGTGGTGACGATTGAGATCGTTGAGGCTGTCTTTGGTAAAGTGTACCTTGATGGTGAACCTAAACGTTATTCAGAAGAACGTATAAAATCCGTTGTTGAAAAAGATCAGACAAAGGGCAAGATTTTCAATGCACGTGCATTGGATCGCCGTTTGTTGTTACTGGATGATTTCCCCGGCGTTTCAGTCTCGGGAAACCTGAAACCTGGTGCAAATCAGGCAGAGACCGATCTGGTTCTGAAAATTGCCGATGAGCCTTTAGTCAACGGCACGTTGGGGCTGGATAACACCGGGTCAAGAACCACGGGCAAAGAACGTGGTACCATGAATGTCTTTGTCAATAGTCCCGCAGGCATTGGCGACCTCATCACCAGTGATGTAATCCTTAGCAGAGGAACAAAGTACGGGCGTTTGGGATACAGCCTACCAATTGGTGATGATGGTTTAAGGGTTGGGGCCAATAGCTCGTACCTGAGCTACAATGTCATTACACCGGAGTTTGCGTCACTTGACCTCAATGGTCATTCCAAGTCATTTGGGGCTAATCTGGAATATCCGATTATACGTTCAGGTAAACGTAACCTGTATGTCAGTGGTGGGTTTGAACGTAAAGCCTATCGCAATAGCTCGCTAAGCTCTGTAAATAGCGAATATGGTATTGATAATCTCTATGTAAATGTCACAGGTAATCTGTTTGATAGATTTGGCGGCGGTGGAGCCAATATGGCAAGCCTGACCTTGACCCATGGTGATCTTGATCTCGGTGTTGTGGATTCAAATGAAAATTCTGAACTCGATGGTCGCTTTACCAAGCTTCGCTATTCCCTTTCAAGACAGCAGGCTCTTGTTGAAGATTTATCCGTATTTACCAGCCTTTCCGGACAGTTTGCTGGTAAAAACCTTGATTCTGCCGAGAAATTCTATCTCGGTGGCGCAAATGGCGTGCGGGCTTATCCTGCCAATGAAGGGGGAGGCAGCGAAGGTCATATGATCAATGCCGAGCTTCGTTATCGCTGGAATAAGGATTTGGTTTTGACGGGATTCTATGACTGGGGGCGTGTGATTGTTAATGAAGATAATTCCATCACATCACCAGCAGCCCCGAATAACTTCAATCTCAAAGGTGCAGGTGTTTCGGCAAGCTGGGTAGGTCCAGGCAACGCAAACCTTGTAGCGACCTATGCACGACGCATTGGAAGTAACCCTAATCCGACATCCAGCGGCTATGACCAAGACGGTTCCAAAAAAGTACACCGTTTCTGGCTTGCCCTAAAAGTACCGTTTTAA